In Mesoaciditoga lauensis cd-1655R = DSM 25116, the genomic window TACGTCACGATTACAGGAGGAGTTTTAAGTGGCATCGGAAAAGGAATAACCGCAGCTTCAATAGGGGCCTCTCTTCAAAATCAAGGATTAACGGTCGATGTGTTGAAGATAGACCCATACTTAAACGTAGACGCGGGAACAATGAATCCCAACCAACATGGCGAAGTGTTCGTAACAGAAGATGGATATGAAGCGGATTTGGATTTGGGGCATTACGAAAGATTTTTGGGCAAAAACATGACGCGTTGGAACAACGTTACCGCTGGGCAGATCTATTCCAACGTTATCGCAAAGGAAAGAAAAGGAGAATACTTGGGAGCCACCGTTCAGATGATTCCTCACGTAACGGCAGAAATAAAGGAAAGAATTTCAAAATTGAAAGGTGATGTGGCGATAATTGAAATAGGCGGTACGGTGGGAGACATAGAATCTGAGATCTTCCTTGAAGCCATAAGAGAATTTTCCATGGAAAATGGGAGAAATGAAAATTTCGTGTTTGTCCACGTTACATACATTCCATATTTGAAAGTTACAAACGAATTCAAGACGAAGCCAACGCAACAGTCCATCCAAATTTTAAGAAGGGCAGGAATCTCTCCAGATGTCATCGTCTTGCGTACGGAAAAAAAGATCTCACACCATACGATAAAAAAGGTAGCGCTTTTTGGTGGCGTAAAGGAAGAATCGGTGTTTGGCCTTGAAGATGCTCCGAACGTGTATTCCATTCCCCAAAAAATACACACGTTAGGTATGGATAAACTTATAATGGAAAAGTTCGGCATAAACGGTAAAAATGAATTCAACTGGGAGTATCCCGTTCCAAATAAGGATGCAAAAATAGCGATGGTGGGAAAGTACCTGGCAACGGATGACGCTTACAAATCGGTTTTAGAAAGTGTTATCCTGTGTGGCTACAAAAAACCGGAGATGATAGATTCCGAAAGCCTGGAGGGGCTTCAAAACGACGAATTGGAATCCAAACTTCAAGGATATGCCGGCTTTATAATCCCGGGAGGTTTTGGAAGTAGGGGAATAGAGGGAATGATACGTGCCATAAAATACGCTCGTGAGCATGATGTGCCTCTTCTCGGATTATGCCTGGGAATGCAGCTTATGATAATAGAGTATGCAAGGAATGTTGAAAATCTTAAAGGTGCCAACTCCACTGAATTCGATCCAGATACTCCTTATCCGGTGATAGATCTTATGGAACACCAGAAGAAGGTCCTCAAATTGGGCGGTACAATGAGACTGGGTGCTGAAGAGATAAAAGTATCGAAATGGAGTAACTTGTACAACATATACAAGCGTGAAACAATCTCCGAAAGGCATAGGCATCGATACGAAGCAAATCTAAGGGATTTTAGGGATATGTTCAGACTTAAGGAAGAAGAGCCTTCAGATAGATTGAATGTTTCAGCCCTTTCGAATTTCGTTGAAGCGGTTGAACTGCCAAATAAGAAATTCTACCTGGGTGTTCAATTCCATCCAGAATACGCATCTAAGGTTTCTTCACCACATCCAATATTCATGAAATTTCTCGAAAAAAGCTTCGAAAATAAAGGAAAAAATTAATTTTTTTCACCCCTCCATAATCAGGAGGGGTGAAAACATCAGTTGACAGGGAAGGTTGATCAAGGCGTTCTCAAACCTTAGAGGGTTTAGTGTCATATGAATGATTCGTTGTTTCTAATCACTTATTTTTTTACGCCCCCTACGCCGGCTTCGCCGCCACTTCCCCCGCAAGCGGGGGCAGACTTTTATAAAAAATGGCTTTGCTGACACTTCCCACACAAGCAGGAACAGACTTATTAATTTGGAAAACAACTCTGCTGATTCTCCTCACAAAACTGGGAGGAGTGTCAACGTAGTTGACAAGGAGGGTTCATTTCCCTACGTTTCCACATCGATTTCACCG contains:
- a CDS encoding CTP synthase, giving the protein MKYVTITGGVLSGIGKGITAASIGASLQNQGLTVDVLKIDPYLNVDAGTMNPNQHGEVFVTEDGYEADLDLGHYERFLGKNMTRWNNVTAGQIYSNVIAKERKGEYLGATVQMIPHVTAEIKERISKLKGDVAIIEIGGTVGDIESEIFLEAIREFSMENGRNENFVFVHVTYIPYLKVTNEFKTKPTQQSIQILRRAGISPDVIVLRTEKKISHHTIKKVALFGGVKEESVFGLEDAPNVYSIPQKIHTLGMDKLIMEKFGINGKNEFNWEYPVPNKDAKIAMVGKYLATDDAYKSVLESVILCGYKKPEMIDSESLEGLQNDELESKLQGYAGFIIPGGFGSRGIEGMIRAIKYAREHDVPLLGLCLGMQLMIIEYARNVENLKGANSTEFDPDTPYPVIDLMEHQKKVLKLGGTMRLGAEEIKVSKWSNLYNIYKRETISERHRHRYEANLRDFRDMFRLKEEEPSDRLNVSALSNFVEAVELPNKKFYLGVQFHPEYASKVSSPHPIFMKFLEKSFENKGKN